tggagacgcccactaagacttgcaggaaagttgtggataggcTGATTCCTGGTGTCTTACTTGCAACAGGACTCCACTGTGCGCATCTACGTTGGGCCAGGGGTTCTTGGCCTTGCCCTGCTCCAGAAGCACATTGGGTACGATCTTGTAGAGTTGAGCTACTAGCTTGAACATGGGGTCATTGGGAAGGTGCTTGAGGGCAAACTCGCGTTGACAGGTGTAGCGGGGATCTGTCTTCCTCAGCACAGCATGGCCATAGCCTGGCACCACCTGAATAAGACAAGAGAACAATCAGTGTGAATAATCCTCCATTttatatgatattatatatatatatatatataacagaaAGTTGGAACATATCAAAGGCACTCACTCTGCCTGATTTGAGTGTGTTCCAAATGTAATCTCTCATTTTCTCATCGGACACCTCACCACCGAGCTCCTTCTGCAGGGCTGTCAGCCACACCAGCACCTCCTACAGAACAGAGGGGGAAATGCATGAATGAAATGCAAAGCTGGTTAGTATTTCATAACCACATGTTCTGTGCAACACTAAGCATATTAAGGCTCAAACCTGATTGGCCAGTCCGTGCAGGGGTCCGGCCAGGCCATTCATAGCAGCACTGAAGGAGAGGTAGGGGTCAGATAGGGCACTGCCTACCAGGTGACTAGTATGTGCGCTGACATTTCCACCCTCATGGTCACTGGAAAGAAATAGAATCACACAAAAAGGTTATGGTCAAAGAATGTAGACAGGCAAACTAATACAACCACATGAGGGCAGACTTGATTCATTTGAATATTCATTCCTCTCTTACGCCACCCTTCTGTCCTAACAAGTACACTAGCACTAAGCTGGGTGTTTTCTTGCTGACTTAACAATATGTGTACAGTCTGAAGTCACTGGCCAGAGGGAGACAGAGATATCAATCAGTAAACCTTTAAGTAGCCAACCAAGCACCACGCaatcatttttcaaaatataaagTTCATGAGGTGTGTTACTTTTAACGCCAATAACAGTTATAGAAtttaaatacacagatgttttgggggatttaaatacaatttaatagtagattttgaatattaatttaagtagtTTAATAATTACTTAAGGCTACTTGTATACTTCAGTTGCATGCATTTAATCAGCAATAAAAGCGATAACAGCTTTTGTTACCATAGATTGGAGGTCTCAACAGTCTAAAGTCCTATTCTTAAACATCTTATCTTgatcagggctcgacattaatgcttgtccgggacaagtggattttttaaagggacaagtgaaaaataattttacttgcccggCAGACAAGAGCCTGaaatcaaaaaataactagcaaatcaccaaaatgcacaaatgattgtgcattaatttagtgtaagtggcgatcgatagtggtgGATAATATTATAtgatgaactgacgataacaaggtcgcgctgttgacactcgtgcagcctctcgaggagaaaatacaacactagagcgtttaagctgtttcctgaaCACCATCATCACGATTGAAAATGACACtgctttcatatgacagtttcataaacaattaattaacattcacttacatttacattcacttaaagtcacttacattttggatgcaatattgagtgcttttgttcgatttcagcagcgaaaatcgttcacacacagcagaaccgtaacgcgtctcacagcgATTTAAGTGTGTTACTGACCGATTTAGTGTTTGAATGAACAagtcagtgactcactcattaagacggccacctgctgccacctactggaggtttagtttcatgtttaaacatactttccaacatttcttatgtgtctattcaaaactacaaatctctaaacattatttaatgcagttgtaatttttcagtgtaattttttatttattattgttaacagcccttatagtgtcttaatttattgatcaaattgaacaatataaaattaaacctgaagcatagcctatatttaataagattggggggaaatgccctttataaaaggtaaaaatatcacaaatttgaaatgattcgataaagaatttaaaataaaattcacaaatatgcagatttaaatatgacaAAGCTGACTGAaaactggtgagaatattgcttcagaataaattatagttacaacacacacacacacaaaaaaaatattgaacttttccggacaagcaaattttttactcggacaagtgaatgaacgttttacttgtccgaaggacaagcacatgaacatgcttaatgtcaagccctgttgATTAATCTGTCAATTATTTATTCATCCACTAATCAGATAATCCACATCTTGATCATTGATCACTGCAAAATTTAGCACGTTCCTGGAGAGGAAGTTAGAGCAAATTGTTGGCTTTTAACATTACACCACTGCTCTTCAATTCAGTTTCAGATTCTGGCAGTTATTCTACGAAGAGCCAATTTACAGTATTGTATTTGTGTTTCTGATGTTTAATGGCCTGAGTGATGCAGTTTAGTCAAAGACATCAGGCACATTTAGGTCTCCACTGAAAACACAAGATTTTCTGAGGACAATCACAAAGGTTAAAAGTCCAAGCTGACCTCATCACTAATGAGTGCCTAGACCTAAACAGTGGAGGAGTTTATGACGAATGAGTCAGCGATTATGTATGTCATTACCTGTGAATGGTGAGGTACAGCCTCATGAGTTCTGTGAACTGTGGCTCGCTGTAGCCCAGCATGTTGGTGAAGTTGTGTGACCAGTCCAGGTTGGAGTCGATGGCACCGATGCTGCTGCCTTCACGGTACAAGTTACGGTAAATCTTGGCCGCCACGCAGGGGAGCTTGGCGATCAAGTCCATCGAGTCTTCATACACGAACTACACAGAAGTGCAGTGAATACTTGTGAATGTATCATTTGCTTGAGATAGCAAATAAATATCATTTTTGAGATTGGGTTTAGTCTTATTTTCATGTTTACCTTTAAAGTTTCTAGAACATATATTCAATGACTCACCTCCCAGTACTTGGCCTTGTTAACTCCCTCAGAGTAAGCACGAGCAAAACTGCTCTCACTGTTCAGAGCCGTGATGGCGGCGCTGAACTGAGACATGGGGTGCAGGTTGGTGGGGAAGTTGTCAAGCATGGTGACCACATGAGAGGGAAGGGCTGCACGCTTAGCCCATTCCTTAGACAACCAGCTCACCTGAGGAAACAGCCGACAAAGAGTTAAATGAGGAAAGTAATAATGTgggtatactgtatatataaaacaaGAAACTCAAGTAtacaaatacttttttatttatttataaatcacatACAAGAACAAGGAAGCTAGTTGAAAGTAGTTTTATCTACAAAATTATTTTGGTAAGCAGTCATGTAAGCAGGATGATTTTTTCTGTCTTGTGTCAGGATCCTAAACACATCAGTCTTATTTTGGGATAAATACAGACTGACTGTACATTTTCCTTTACCTAATGTTAATATTAAGATCTACGCAAAGATAGCAAGAACAAAACTCTGTTTCTcagtagatttaaaaaaaaaataattgtcagGGGATCGGTAGAGAAAGAACAGGACAAAAAAGGAAAACAGAATTGGAAAGTGATTAAAGTGTTTAAGCACTCTTAAGGCCACATGTCCACCAAAGTGTTTCTAGCCAGCAGAAAACACTAGGTGCTCTGCTAAAGAAAACAAGAAATTAAGAACATTTTGGCAGCGCAACaggtttttttcccccagttAAGAATATTTTCTTGCTATGATACAAAATATCCGTGGTTACTAGGGTCTCATATCagatagtttgtttctgtatggattctatataaaaatgttgAGACAATGTTAAGTATTTGCTCTGCCTcttgttttaaatgattttgtgcCGTTATTATGCTAGTTGTCATCTGTTGACGTACTAGCAAAATGTggtggttggtctgtgttgtatttgtcctttctttgattggatggctgggtgaaaagtgacagtgaggAGTGCTGCTTTTTACTCAAAGTTAAGCATTCTTCAAATCTCGGCAACCAGTAAAAAACGTTCAGCGTTACGCTCATGGGGTTCTAAAAACATGacgctcccattgaaaacaattgtatATGCCAGCCAGCTGCGTGAAAAAGCACTTTTGTGGACACATGACCTAAACGGTAGGTCACGGGAATCACGGCTCTGCCAATATTTCCTCTATTTCACCATGAATTTCTTTAACGGGGTAACACTGCAGTGAATATGAATGGGTTCCTCCTCACCTGCTCCTCAGTGGGCACCTGTCCTGTGATCAGCAGCCAGAACAGGCCCTCTGGCAGCGGCTCCTCTCCACCGGCAGCCTTGGGCAACAGCTGCTGACATTCTGGAATGCTGTAACCACGGAAACGGATGCCCTAAAGATGCGATCGATAAAATCAGGGAGGGCATCAGTACATTCGGTTGaataaagtaaacagtaagaaCTGTTGTGTCAAACTCTGAGAGGGTTCAGGGGTTAGTAGGATAAATACTAACCCAATGTATATTTTTATCCAAAGCACCATCGTGCCACATTCTATTTTTAGCTAACAGCAGCACAGCTGTACTGTGCGCAAATAAATGAGCTTTTATGACGTTATTCATGGTACATTTGCAAAATCAAAAAGTAGTACTTTTTTGAGGATGAAAGTTCAAACCACATTGATGGCTCAATTAATTTTAACTGGAAGACAGGAGCTTTTAGTCTGTTTTGAATTATAATACTAAAATAGTACGCAtgacaaataataaatattactaCTGTATTACTAATAATTAATTTCATAACTCTTAGCATAGTGACAAACCCAAAaggtattacatttatttataattaacaaacgtttaaataaatataacttGGTTTAAGCTACATTTTAACAGTACCAGGTTGAGACAtgactgaatgtgtgtgtgtgcgcgcgtgctcACCTCATCGGGGTCGAGCACAGAGGTCTCGTACACTAAACCCTTCATGCCCCTCATTCCTCCATAAACCTGTAATACAGAAAAACAGCACTCAAACATTACTTAGATACTTCTATCAACCGTCTTTCTAAGGCCTTCCAGTCCCCCATCTCTCATTGATGGCCTATATTTCTTTTGTCATATTTAGAGTAATAATACCCTTCAGATGCAGTTTAGTCtgcaaagtagaataactggcAGTGAGACAAAAACCACATGACTCAGCTGAAACAACAACCACGAGAGCAGCGGCTCTTACACCATGGCCTGAGGGTCCTTGAGAAAACAGTCGTCCAATCAGAGGGCAAAAAAATAGTGTTTGCAACAACACATCATGAGAGATAGAACTGATCAGGCACATTAGGC
This region of Pseudorasbora parva isolate DD20220531a chromosome 6, ASM2467924v1, whole genome shotgun sequence genomic DNA includes:
- the cs gene encoding citrate synthase, mitochondrial yields the protein MSFLSISRLAPRLLSSKNASCVVVAARNVSASTNLKDVMADLIPKEQSRIKNFKQQHGKTPIGQITVDMVYGGMRGMKGLVYETSVLDPDEGIRFRGYSIPECQQLLPKAAGGEEPLPEGLFWLLITGQVPTEEQVSWLSKEWAKRAALPSHVVTMLDNFPTNLHPMSQFSAAITALNSESSFARAYSEGVNKAKYWEFVYEDSMDLIAKLPCVAAKIYRNLYREGSSIGAIDSNLDWSHNFTNMLGYSEPQFTELMRLYLTIHSDHEGGNVSAHTSHLVGSALSDPYLSFSAAMNGLAGPLHGLANQEVLVWLTALQKELGGEVSDEKMRDYIWNTLKSGRVVPGYGHAVLRKTDPRYTCQREFALKHLPNDPMFKLVAQLYKIVPNVLLEQGKAKNPWPNVDAHSGVLLQYYGMTEMNYYTVLFGVSRALGVLAQLVWSRALGFPLERPKSMSTDGLMTLVGAKSG